The genomic segment TGATGTGTGTTCCATTTCTCGATTAGGGTTGTCATACTGATTTGCAAAATTTAATCTATTTTCGAAAACTTAAAATTTCACAAAAATTGTGCTTAAATTTAACGAGCGATTCCGTTCGAGTGAAGCAATGCagtctatttttaaaaaacaaaccttaaaatttcatttttatgctccaatttaaaaattttccattgGAGTCGAACAAGCTAAATATGGATGCCACACATCTTTCAAGAAATATAGCGAATCAAGTATGCAATTTTCACATATATTAAGTCAATTAAAATTCTAATTTAGTCACAATCTACTTACGTATTAATATTGAACATTAAAAATTACTGATTAATTTGTGCATCATTTTCCTTGAggccaaaaacttatgtgagacgatctcacgagtcgtattttgtgagacatatatcttatttgggttatccatgaaaaaatattactttttacgctaagagtattttttttattgtgaatatcggtagagttgacccgtctcacatattaaAATTCATGAGACCTTCTCACGAAAGAGCTAATCAGTTACATTCTAGTTCTACCCCTATTCACGCCTACCCACAAACAAATTTGTTAATAATTTGCTTAGCCATGATTACCCTTTTGCTTTCACACTAAATTTATACCTCATGATGTGACTTCGTAAGCTATCCTAAGCAAACCACCGAAAACAAATATATCTATTGAAAtaacacacaaacacacatatatatacatataaaatatggaaaatgaatattttcgtcTATTAAATCGTCCAATTTTATAACCTAGTCGACTAAGTTGGTTTCGATACacaaacttttaattttttgcTATTTTGATCTAATTGTTGACGTACCTTCGGACAAGTCGATAGTTTTCTATCTTATATGAGCATTTTACGATGTCTACATTAGGATTTCTTAGAACCACATTAGCATTCGGACGAAATATGActgaaattgtaaaaaaaattcaaagttaATGAATTGAACCAAATTCGAAAAATTAGTGGAccaaaacaaaaattatttatccaattagatatttgtgttttgtttttaatattttcttttttgataCATATGCCCAAAAACTTTTAAATTACTTTCTAGCAAAGATATTTCTTGCTTGAATACTACTCTTTGTCTTTCTAGTCCTATAGTATACATATAAATACACACACATTTTATTCCTAACATGCAATGATATAAATGAAAACCCTAATGTCTTCTTCTAAACAAACGTCGATGATGTCTCGCATTATTACAATATTTGTCGGAATCGTCTGCTCCCTCTTGCTTCAAGATGCATCGGCTTCTGTGGTTTCAACTGGAGATTTCAGCAAGGACTTCTTTGTGAACTGGTCCCCCAGCCATGTAAATACATCTCTTGATGGCACAACAAGAAGCCTCACACTCGACAAGGATTCGGGTAATTGTTGAATGACGGGTTCGATTTCGAAAGATGTTTATGGTTTCAATTTTCATGGTCTAAGATCAAAAGTTTTGGTCCTTTTTTTCCCTCCGCTCAGGTTCAGGTTTTCTTTCGAATGACAAGTTGTTGTTCGGCCAGTTCGACATGAAGATCAAGCTGATACCAGGAAACTCGGCCGGCACCGTCGTCGCCTTTTATGTACGAAAGGATTAACAATCTTTAAATTCAGATTTCGTTTTTTGATCGTTAATATTGCATGCAGCTGACTTCTGATGAACCGAATCACGACGAGGTCGACTTCGAATTCCTGGGGAATGTGGTTGGTCAACCTTATACTCTGCAAACAAATGTATACATAGATGGATTTGATAGCAGAGAGCAGAGGATTAAACTGTGGTTTGATCCCACCAAAGATTTTCACACATATACCATACTGTGGAACATTTATCAGATTGTGTAAGccaaccatatatatatatatatatatatatatatatatatatatacgccATTTAATTCCATCATACTTTTTCATAATTCTTATAATTTCGTATTAAAAATGTTTCAAGAATGGACGAGGATAAGTCAAAATTTATATGCTTTCGAAGAATTATGTACTATTTTTTTggaataaaaatcatttaaataggCTTCCTTGATTATATGCAGTGGAAGAAAAATTAAGagttatttatttagtttaaaaataTACGACTTGCTCAAAACAATTTCTAAAACagacatttttctttttcaagcTAGAATATTAGATTTCCTAACTGTCTCGTTATTGGAATGTTTGATCTTGCAAGAAAAGTAAAAATAAGCCAATTAGGACAATTGTGCTTTTTTGAGAtgacaagaaaagaaaaagaataaaTCTTAACCTTGTGTgaacatatatatttttgaaaaatcacaTGGTTTCCCAACGAAAGAGTTGAAGACTATACTTTTATAGTGTAAtagtttaaatcataaacacgCCGAATCTCGAAGGTGGCATGTTTAAAGAGGATTTTTACTACGCTACACTTGGAGTGTTTTTCTTAACTAAACTTTGTTTCGCGTAGTGCTCTTAAATTCGACGTTGATCTAATCTAAGAGTGTGAACTGCATGTGGAAAAGCTGTTTTAGTGAGGGGCTAGTAGATTTCGATggcatattatatttattttaaaaacattaatctcgaaatttattaatttaactttttttttaaaaataatatcgtAGATTCATGGTAGACTGGGTTCCAATTAGAACTTACAGAAACCATAAAGACAAAGGAGTTGCATATCCAATGAAGCCCATGGGCCTGCAAGTCAGCCTTTGGAATGGTGAGAGTTGGGCTACTAATGGTGGCAAAGACAAGATTGATTGGGCGTGCAGcccatttattgcttcattcaAAAACCACAAGATCGATGCTTGTGTATGGGAGCAAGGCCCAGAATCATGCTGGGCTGGAGGCCCAGATAAATGGTGGAACAACGAAAGGTTCAACTCTCTAACATGGGCCCAAAGAAGATTGTTCAGATGGGCCAGAAAATATTACCTTACATATGATTATTGCCAGGATAATCAAAGATTTAACAATACCCTTCCCCAGGAGTGTCTCCTCCCTAAGTATTGATAGAATATTATGGTTCATTTTCGATCCATCGATTATAACAGTTTAGATATTGTAATTTTTCTTATAAACAAATTCAAATATGTTAAACAGTTGATATGATTCAGATATAGTctgttatatttgtttttttggtAGTTCTTGTCATTTTTTTGATGTGACGCTGATGTGTGTAGTATCACATTGATATTTCTATTGAAAAAAGAGACTAAAACtgacaaaaaaataaaagatacaagattaaaagaaaaatttgataacaCAGATAGCAAAATTAAAAAGAAGCTATCGTACATGACCAAGTTTACAATTTTCCGTAAATTAAAAGATTTACATTTTTCTATATAGATAGATACAGGTGTACCTGCCATTCCTATAAATCCAACTTTCCattttttaaaagtattttctacaattttttttatcttgtcaatttttttgtatcattttttcttgttataatttatatttatgtacTATATAATAATTTTCCAACCGATTAAATATGTCAATATGAAATCAAAAATAAAGAATTATATGTTTTACtcccaaaataaataaatttgataaCCAAACAATTAGAAAAGAATTGGACTTATAAATGATCAAGACTTATGTTCAAGTCTTCTCCCCCTTGTGTTCAAGAATTGGACTTATAAATGATAAAACATAGAAAGTTTTATGTTCAAGTCTTCTCCCCCTTgttgtgaatttttttaaaaacgaaTGGAAGAAAAAAAGTGGAAACGGACTAATCGAATATGTGAAAAGGACTAAAATTGAAACATACTCTCAAAACAAATGAGAGGAACAAAACACCAAAAAACGAAAAAGGAAAACAAAAGGTCCAAAAATggaaaaaagaaagaattatGATGTTGCTGAAATCCGCGATGATAGCTGGGAGGTCGGATCTTCGCTTGGGGAGCTCGGATCAGGCATTCGAAAGGTAGCTAGGAGGTCGGATCTTCACTTGGGGAGCTCGGACTTCGAAAAGTAGCTAGGAGGTCGGATCTTCACTTGGGGAGCTCGGATCGGACCTTCGAAATCTGGAAGCACAAACATGAGTGTTAGAATGAGGCCGAAGGTTGTTCCGGCGTAGCCCCTCTGCGCTCAAGTTAGAGAACAGAAAACTGAGAGAGTAACGAGTGTGCTGAGAGAATGTGAATATATGAATGAATAAACAATGAACGAAACATGGTATTTACAGGAGAGCGATAGAGTCCTGATTCGGTAGGTTTAGATCCTCAGaatcttaaaagatttgagtatATCTTGTGCCAGATTTGATTAGATCTTGTGCCAAATTTGGTTAGATCTTTAATGGGATTTATCTTTCCGGGCTTTGATTTCTGTGGGCTACGCGCTAATATTTGAGTAAGAGCTCTCGCAGGTACGAGCCTGCCTGAAGTCTGGGCCCCTATGGGAGCTCGGCCGAGATGTTTCCAATCACATCGATACCATAATCTTGGAGGTCGGCTCGAATTCATGTTGGGAGGTCGGCATGGGAGCTCGGCGTGGGAGGTTGGCTGACCTCTCTGATCGACAGGACTGCTGATATGGGAGGTTGGCTGGGATGACCCGCCAGATGGACCTCCCGTGCTTCTCCGAATGCCGGGTCCTCAACTAGGTGGGCTATCAAGAGCGGGCCGAGCCCATCCTCAATCCGAGGGTATCAAATTAGAATATATTAGAGTAAAAGAAAGACGAAAAAAgcctaattttttaaaaaaagaattaaaaaaaatataaaaaattgtaCTGCATGTGAGTGAGATCCACATCTTGAACCTGTGGAACAAAGTGTTACATCACAAGATCCGCATCTTGAACTAGTAGGAGTATATATCTAGCTAGATTCTCTGCGTTAGTAGATCGAGGGACAGACCGTGACTAGGATGTCGCATTCTGAAGGAGGTGTGATTATGATACCACATCCCACATggataaaattgtaaaattaaaatgaatctATAATGAGATACACTGAACTTTTATAGCAACTTTGTTATTCATTGTCGTAGAGAAATTACGGATATGAAATAGATAATATAGAAACTCATTGTACAGTCGCGAAGGCATGGGTCTGGACCATTTCCGTGACAATTCCCCCAAttcaaaaggaaaaaaatttatatatatggcTACGACCCCACCAAAATAGGGTTATAATGGGAGGATTCATGAAGCGAGATAATGGTCACCAATCTCCGACTTCCCCTTGAATATTATTGAATTTAATCTCATTGAgtttaacaataaaaaagaaAGATCTAAAATGCATTTATTTTCCCTTATATTTTTCTCATACATACGCATGCGTACAAAGTAACAGTCACAAAATCCCTAGTAAGGATATTGGCCGATATAATTACCCGACGGCTCATAGTCACAAGAAAAGAACCACCACCCGTTGTCTCATTGAGCCCTTGCGCAACCTAAGCACACTGAGTCACACCACACAATTGTTGGGACATTGTGTTCTCGCACTCAAGACACAACagaagtttaatttttttttttgcttgggCGTCATGTGTTCAAAAACACTCATAGGATGTTATAAGAATTTTAcctttgttttcttaatgattGGACTCCAAACTGTTCCGGTATTTAGGCggatatagcccttcttgtaacTTCCTACAAATGAGTTGCCtcctttgatcgcctaattaggtccacgatcaaaAACTTTGTTGatcgcttggattgcactagaaatcgcaAGCAATTTTGTGTTGagactgtggggacccggacgctaatcattctcttaatcatcatttgggacaatttaatcaattataataaacagggtctcaattttttctttttaaaatacagtattaaatgcgaAACGTAATgaaatacattctaatatacatatcagtattaaagtacaagtcttgtactatatacaatcattcaaactaaggtttaacaactaaatatcaagtatccaaaccctatctctaatcaaggtcgaagtctccactctaatcccgatatctcttcatcttctcgaccctgaacctgtcccacctgttgccatgcacacatacaaacacgacaatagccggataactccggtgagatatacatcccagtataaatcaacgaaacatgcaatcatataaacaatataaagcatgaaacaaataacagtaatatgtatcaaaatctgaaaatataatcaatataaaactatcaatcagactcgtgactccacgtctcagactagactcgatcctagtctagggatcccggtttccagatgttggcattcttatatcgaccaacagtaatagaagaaactccaattctatccacgtcgatataaccaaacatctagtgtcttgacctatccgtcacagactttggcactatcgctaattcactatcctgtgacatcgtgcaatgtgccagtgacgattccaccactatcaggcacttctgtcacaagatcactcgtctaatactcatctaatacgtgctttctataaatcaatagaacaagcatatcaaatcaaatcaatgcatataataacaataagtatgtgatttaggaaaactcaagtatatcatactcgagtcgttctcccggtaccacattgacttatacctttctttcgtagtctcggtctgacgaattgggagttctgaattcaagactgtctctatcaatctgaaatgacatatcaagaataataatatcacattctattcccaattcaacactgaatctgatcaatctgaatttaattcaaaatcaacggcataacggaacaatctgaatatccccgtcaatacaatctcaacatatattaattacaaatcataactcatgtcCAATACCATCTGAAATCAGTtaacaatccaaatctgtccaatttccaatcaatataatcagaaaattataacaattccataatcaatatgttatttgatctgacttcgattctacgatgtctaatatttccataacacataataatgatcaaataataattcttccaacatcataatttcaaatgataacagaacctaataaaacttacgtccagttgtagctgtcgatgaGAGGGTCACAACACTACGTCCGGATTTAAAATCGGATCGCCGAATCGCACAAATTCACGAAGCTAATATCAAATGAAATTTAAAGCTTTCCCCTGAACCTTGTCTCGTTTTCTTTGCTGGGATGCTGAATGAAAtttaccaatttatatatatctcATGCATGGTGTGACAAGTGTCCACTCAAGtgctaattgcactttagcccctgaaatcttcactatttgcaatttggtcctcacaactctttttaattccatttcaatcctaattaattacaaaaaccgtgGAAACTAAtttatcattccaaaattcataaattaaataatatcggattaaaatgctaaaatctcgggccttacagagaCCGTAGCCTCCGAATTTTCAAAATCCGGAGACGTTGCAGCGACGGCAGCGCGGCGGTGGAAGAAAGCTTGATGGCTGAAATccttattcaaaatttttttgatTGCCGAGAGATCATGATTCTAAATCATGATTTCTTGTAATTaatgattcttaatcaataatcAAACAATTAATCAagcaaatataattttattttgtggcaaaaaaataaaaaataaaaaaattcttccAACAATCTTGTGAAGTGGCCGTGGGTTGTAATTGCAATTGGAAGGATTTGTGTTTTTGTTTTGTGTGCAATTTTTCATCATCAAGTAATGAGCCCCCTAATGATGTATTTGTAGAGTGAGACTcttaatctaattaggagtacctctcccacaaggactccTAGTCTTTGTGGTACTAGGACTCTATCTATTCATTATAATAAATTcctatattattaatatataatatatttatcaacTTTTGATGATACATGATATACTAATACCAAATATATACAGATATTtcatatcaccatataaaatatatatgtatatcgattaaattaaataactattaattaatttatataattaactcatatgttaatttaattctagactcctctagaatatttaCGGAAATTTGTACATGTTAGTCGTCACCACAACTAGTACAATCATTTAATcagtaaattctcaattcatttaataaatgattccgaactcattataaccatGATCAACGATCCGAGTGCGCTGATGTATCAAGGATAtaagtcttgttcatataatgaaaattgaaatttcgaagatcaaaattttcacttaccatattgGGCGGCtaccagttttagtgaactccttcacaaaacaggcagttccactcttcTTCCtcatttagcaatcatgctaactttcatttcttccatcctatgtAATCAattcataaactcctttataagcttcctgtttgatctccatcaaaatATAACCGCCAAATTTCAACtctttgaaatttgactatctcaacgggaacacaaaatccgatgcttgtgtgaccctcaatggttcagggatacaactGGCTATAAGTTTACATcctcatgtgattcagaataatatttattcttattcgggtttaccctagttaaccccattcttttcatcaactctgttggaaactaaattccggcgtttgacaaaatataaatcaactgaaaatacgaaccaactgatcgagtaaactgaactcagcaactggacttaataactgaaatcaactgactgatcatttggaaactgatcagttgatatattcagccgtatgctaagcacccttcaactgaacatatctcgggaaagaacaatcaaccgtcaagagacatagaagattgcaacgccgcacttcaatcaatacagcttagaaaaacgcatttcggcgaaagcaattaagacgccgcatcacaataaatgaagcaaacaatgtccaaggaataatcaagtagaaatcaacggat from the Primulina tabacum isolate GXHZ01 chromosome 8, ASM2559414v2, whole genome shotgun sequence genome contains:
- the LOC142552523 gene encoding putative xyloglucan endotransglucosylase/hydrolase protein 10, which produces MKTLMSSSKQTSMMSRIITIFVGIVCSLLLQDASASVVSTGDFSKDFFVNWSPSHVNTSLDGTTRSLTLDKDSGSGFLSNDKLLFGQFDMKIKLIPGNSAGTVVAFYLTSDEPNHDEVDFEFLGNVVGQPYTLQTNVYIDGFDSREQRIKLWFDPTKDFHTYTILWNIYQIVFMVDWVPIRTYRNHKDKGVAYPMKPMGLQVSLWNGESWATNGGKDKIDWACSPFIASFKNHKIDACVWEQGPESCWAGGPDKWWNNERFNSLTWAQRRLFRWARKYYLTYDYCQDNQRFNNTLPQECLLPKY